In Drosophila teissieri strain GT53w chromosome 2R, Prin_Dtei_1.1, whole genome shotgun sequence, the following proteins share a genomic window:
- the LOC122615204 gene encoding uncharacterized protein LOC122615204, with translation MDKKDITKMLKKKLITEINRERKQNKLKDEVIQDKLEFKKHVPDLRRQLDMEKAKTKELRMKLSALEKFKLSLKLKRIAKENKCYICHLKYEVTGGHRPVSIKCGHLFGENCILAHLDCNNQCPICKSVTCTMDIRFIIAGQHLCTAELME, from the coding sequence ATGGATAAAAAGGATATTACaaagatgttaaaaaaaaagctcATCACTGAAATTAATAGGGAGAGGAAGCAGAACAAGCTAAAGGATGAAGTCATCCAGGATAAACTCGAGTTTAAAAAGCATGTGCCTGATCTGCGTCGGCAACTGGACATGGAGAAGGCAAAAACgaaggagttgcgaatgaagCTATCGGCGCTGGAGAAGTTCAAGCTGTCTTTGAAACTAAAGAGGATCGCCAAAGAGAACAAGTGCTACATCTGCCACTTGAAGTATGAGGTTACCGGAGGACATCGCCCAGTTTCCATCAAGTGCGGTCACCTTTTCGGTGAGAACTGCATCCTTGCTCACTTGGATTGTAACAATCAATGTCCCATCTGTAAATCAGTGACTTGCACTATGGACATTCGCTTCATTATAGCAGGCCAACATTTGTGCACGGCTGAGTTAATGGAATGA
- the LOC122615200 gene encoding E3 ubiquitin-protein ligase RNF8-like, producing the protein MFKKRAGTRSMKRMLKMELVEELLEERKTSEQKDKQLAKLKITIKELDKLRQEEDDINKELEEEMDKQQLLLEQLQHNTLLTKQLEKIALENRCSICWFPWEAKNYHRLVSLKCGHLFGEVCIRTHLQQSNICPICRKLAFEKDVRRVLLNHNYYNNIIIIIIIFIIIIILLFLL; encoded by the coding sequence ATGTTCAAAAAAAGGGCTGGGACTCGCTCGATGAAGAGGATGTTGAAAATGGAACTTGTTGAGGAGCTCTTAGAGGAAAGAAAAACTAGTGAGCAAAAGGACAAGCAACTAGCGAAGCTAAAAATCACAATTAAGGAGTTGGATAAACTTCGCCAGGAGGAAGACGACATAAATAAAGAACTGGAAGAGGAGATGGACAAACAGCAATTATTGCTCGAACAGTTGCAGCATAACACATTATTAACAAAGCAGCTAGAGAAGATTGCCTTGGAGAATAGGTGCAGCATATGCTGGTTTCCCTGGGAAGCGAAGAACTATCACCGCCTGGTTTCGCTCAAATGTGGTCACCTTTTTGGGGAGGTGTGCATACGAACCCACTTGCAGCAGTCGAATATTTGCCCCATATGCAGAAAACTAGCTTTTGAAAAAGACGTCCGGCGTGTGTTATTGAACcacaattattataataatattattattataattattatttttattattattataatattattatttttattataa
- the LOC122615199 gene encoding E3 ubiquitin-protein ligase RNF8-like — protein sequence MFKKRAGTRSMKRMLKMELVEELLEERKTSEQKDKQLAKLKITIKELDKLRQEEDDINKELEEEMDKQQLLHEQLQYNTLLTKQLEKIALENRCSICWFPWEAKNYHRLVSLKCGHLFGEVCIRTHLQQSNICPICRKLAFEKDVRRVLLNHNYYNNIIIIIIIIFIIIIILLFLL from the coding sequence ATGTTCAAAAAAAGGGCTGGGACTCGCTCGATGAAGAGGATGTTGAAAATGGAACTTGTTGAGGAGCTCTTAGAGGAAAGAAAAACTAGTGAGCAAAAGGACAAGCAACTAGCGAAGCTAAAAATCACAATTAAGGAGTTGGATAAACTTCGCCAGGAGGAAGACGACATAAATAAAGAACTGGAAGAGGAGATGGACAAACAGCAATTATTGCACGAACAGTTGCAGTATAACACATTATTAACAAAGCAGCTAGAGAAGATTGCCTTGGAGAATAGGTGCAGCATATGCTGGTTTCCCTGGGAAGCGAAGAACTATCACCGCCTGGTTTCGCTCAAATGTGGTCACCTTTTTGGGGAGGTGTGCATACGAACCCACTTGCAGCAGTCGAATATTTGCCCCATATGCAGAAAACTAGCTTTTGAAAAAGACGTCCGGCGTGTGTTATTGAACcacaattattataataatattattattattataattattatttttattattattataatattattatttttattataa
- the LOC122615201 gene encoding E3 ubiquitin-protein ligase RNF8-like: protein MFKKRAGTRSMKRMLKMELVEELLEERKTSEQKDKQLAKLKITIKELDKLRQEEDDINKELEEEMDKQQLLLEQLQHNTLLTKQLEKIALENRCSICLFPWEAKNYHRLVSLKCGHLFGEVCIRTHLQQSNICPICRELAFGKDVRRVLLNHNR, encoded by the coding sequence ATGTTCAAAAAAAGGGCTGGGACTCGCTCGATGAAGAGGATGTTGAAAATGGAACTTGTTGAGGAGCTCTTAGAGGAAAGAAAAACTAGTGAGCAAAAGGACAAGCAACTAGCGAAGCTAAAAATCACAATTAAGGAGTTGGATAAACTTCGCCAGGAGGAAGACGACATAAATAAAGAACTGGAAGAGGAGATGGACAAACAGCAATTATTGCTCGAACAGTTGCAGCATAACACATTATTAACAAAGCAGCTAGAGAAGATTGCCTTGGAGAATAGGTGCAGCATATGCCTGTTTCCCTGGGAAGCGAAGAACTATCACCGCCTGGTTTCGCTCAAATGTGGTCACCTTTTTGGGGAGGTGTGCATACGAACCCACTTGCAGCAGTCGAATATTTGCCCTATATGCAGAGAACTAGCTTTTGGAAAAGACGTCCGGCGTGTGTTATTAAACCACAACCGATAA